One region of Lactobacillus johnsonii genomic DNA includes:
- the nusA gene encoding transcription termination factor NusA, translated as MSKEMVEAFATLEKEKGIKQEVIVDAIKAALVAAYKKNYNQAQNVEVVFDEKKGNFKVNAIKTVVDEVQDSRLEVSLKDALEINRAYEVGDEIRFEVTPKDFGRLAAQTAKQVIMQRLREAEREHIISEYSQYKDEIVTGTVERRDNRFVYVKIGNVEAVMPHNDQLPGETYNPQDKVRVLVTRVGSDSKGAQITVSRTAPDLVKRLFEQEVPEVYDGTVEIVSIAREAGDRTKIAVKSNDSDIDPVGTLVGPKGARVQNIVNELGGENIDVVKYEDNPSDFIANALNPAEVIAVQFSGDEDDKNALVIVPDYQLSLAIGKRGQNVRLAARLTGYKIDIKPESQVEFVDSEGDDVEADQETTNDNVSNEETPESIAEQIEDDPSDKFPNGEDVNSALNDDADKDEE; from the coding sequence ATGTCTAAAGAAATGGTGGAAGCCTTTGCAACCTTAGAAAAAGAAAAAGGCATTAAACAAGAAGTTATTGTTGATGCGATTAAGGCTGCTTTAGTAGCTGCATATAAGAAAAATTATAACCAAGCTCAAAATGTAGAAGTTGTTTTTGATGAAAAGAAAGGCAACTTCAAAGTTAATGCAATTAAGACTGTAGTTGATGAAGTTCAAGATAGTCGTCTCGAAGTAAGTTTGAAAGATGCTCTTGAAATTAACCGTGCTTACGAAGTTGGTGACGAAATTCGTTTTGAAGTAACTCCTAAAGACTTCGGACGTTTAGCTGCTCAAACTGCTAAGCAAGTTATTATGCAACGTTTACGCGAAGCTGAAAGAGAACATATTATTAGCGAGTACTCTCAATATAAAGATGAAATTGTTACTGGTACAGTTGAAAGACGTGACAATCGCTTCGTTTATGTGAAGATTGGAAATGTAGAGGCTGTAATGCCGCATAATGATCAACTACCAGGTGAAACTTACAATCCTCAAGATAAAGTTCGTGTCTTGGTGACTAGAGTAGGATCTGATTCAAAGGGAGCACAAATTACAGTTTCTAGAACAGCACCTGATTTAGTAAAACGTCTTTTTGAACAAGAAGTACCAGAAGTTTACGATGGAACTGTTGAGATTGTATCCATTGCTCGTGAAGCAGGCGATAGAACCAAGATTGCAGTTAAGAGTAATGATTCTGATATTGATCCAGTCGGTACCTTAGTAGGACCAAAGGGAGCTCGTGTTCAAAACATCGTTAATGAATTGGGTGGAGAAAATATTGATGTTGTAAAATATGAAGATAATCCATCTGATTTTATTGCCAATGCTTTGAATCCAGCAGAAGTAATTGCAGTTCAATTTAGCGGGGATGAAGATGATAAGAATGCTTTGGTAATTGTACCTGATTACCAATTGTCATTGGCCATTGGTAAACGTGGTCAAAATGTACGCCTTGCTGCTCGCTTAACTGGCTATAAGATTGACATTAAACCTGAATCACAAGTTGAATTTGTTGATTCTGAAGGTGATGATGTTGAAGCAGATCAAGAGACTACAAATGATAATGTCTCAAATGAAGAAACACCAGAATCTATTGCTGAACAAATTGAAGACGATCCAAGCGATAAGTTTCCAAATGGAGAAGACGTTAATTCAGCATTAAATGATGATGCAGATAAAGATGAGGAATAG
- the rnpM gene encoding RNase P modulator RnpM translates to MKKRKIPMRKDLLTNTMQPKKELVRVVVDKDKNISVDPTGKKSGRGAYVSLEPDKIAEAQKNQVLEKSLGVKVSADFYDDLYAYVDHQKARKELFGDK, encoded by the coding sequence TTGAAGAAAAGAAAAATTCCAATGCGTAAAGACTTGTTAACAAATACTATGCAACCAAAAAAAGAATTGGTGCGAGTAGTTGTTGATAAGGATAAAAATATTTCGGTTGATCCGACTGGAAAGAAATCAGGTAGAGGTGCATATGTATCTTTAGAACCTGATAAAATTGCTGAAGCACAAAAAAATCAAGTTTTGGAAAAAAGCTTAGGGGTTAAAGTTTCAGCTGATTTTTATGATGATCTTTATGCATATGTTGATCATCAAAAAGCAAGAAAAGAATTGTTTGGTGATAAGTAA
- a CDS encoding L7Ae/L30e/S12e/Gadd45 family ribosomal protein encodes MQNKQKTLNLLGLAQKAGKLATGFDAVKISLSKNQAKLIFIGNDVSQNTKDKLNFLIRKKDVKLVDTFSSAEITQALGKERKLVSVTDSGFSKAMIKNLNEGV; translated from the coding sequence TTGCAAAACAAACAAAAAACTTTAAATTTACTTGGATTAGCGCAAAAAGCTGGAAAGTTAGCAACGGGATTTGATGCAGTAAAAATATCTTTAAGCAAAAATCAAGCAAAATTGATTTTTATTGGGAATGATGTAAGTCAAAATACTAAAGATAAACTGAATTTCCTTATAAGAAAAAAAGATGTCAAACTAGTAGATACTTTTTCTAGTGCTGAAATAACACAGGCCCTTGGAAAAGAAAGAAAATTAGTTTCTGTTACGGATTCCGGTTTCAGCAAAGCAATGATAAAGAATTTAAACGAAGGAGTGTGA